From a region of the Lactuca sativa cultivar Salinas chromosome 4, Lsat_Salinas_v11, whole genome shotgun sequence genome:
- the LOC111909000 gene encoding plant UBX domain-containing protein 7, whose product MESGGVLSATDQQNMVSLFLEIAVGQTADTARQFLQATSWKLEEAIQLFYIGNEGGAAASSSPYVPPVENDGLLSDQNIGGSENNNGSKNTREDDNNEVRAPLPVKRDVLYDTPMRFGATRLGYTPLEARTVVPFRNFEEELKHPGVWETDQSGGATSTADTSRDNLATLYRPPFALMFHGPFEKAKESAKNQDRWLLVNLQSTREFSSHMLNRDTWANEAVSQTIMSNFIFWQVCDDTEDGSKIKTYYKLDSVPVTLVIDPVTGQKMRLWRGMIQPENLLEDLLQFMDGSPKDHHFSLSHKRPRENSQAPPPKIQAMPVVANGTSEEDEEMRMARALSMETTKNSIEEPSKGSDAIKTGKETPESEKPTYPPLPEEPKGDRNLVCRVGIRMPDGRRLQRNFLRSDPIQLLWSFCHGNLEGSDEKPFRLTHAIPGAVKDLDYNTKSTFGESGIANSMISVTWE is encoded by the exons ATGGAGAGTGGCGGCGTTCTATCTGCGACCGACCAGCAAAATATGGTCTCTTTGTTTCTTGAAATTGCTGTCGGACAGACTGCCGACACTGCCAGGCAGTTTTTACAG GCCACAAGCTGGAAACTTGAAGAAGCTATTCAACTTTTTTACATAGGAAACGAAGGTGGAGCAGCTGCATCATCGTCTCCATATGTTCCACCTGTAGAAAACGATGGGCTTTTGTCCGACCAAAACATCGG AGGCTCAGAGAACAACAACGGTTCCAAAAACACCAGAGAAGATGATAACAATGAAGTTCGTGCACCTCTACCAGTGAAAAGGGATGTTCTTTATGACACTCCAATGCGCTTTGG AGCAACAAGATTGGGGTATACTCCACTTGAAGCACGTACAGTTGTACCCTTTAGAAACTTTGAAGAGGAACTAAAACATCCTGGAGTATGGGAAACAGACCAAAGTGGTGGTGCCACATCAACAGCTGATACTTCTAGAGATAATCTTGCCACCTTATATCGCCCTCCTTTTGCTTTGATGTTCCATGGCCCATTTGAGAAG GCTAAAGAATCTGCTAAAAATCAAGATCGTTGGCTTCTAGTGAACTTGCAATCAACCAGGGAATTTAGCTCACATATG CTTAATCGAGATACATGGGCTAATGAAGCTGTTTCTCAAACAATCATGTCTAATTTCATCTTCTGGCag gtaTGTGATGATACAGAAGATGGAAGCAAGATAAAAACATACTACAAATTGGATTCGGTTCCTGTAACTCTTGTTATTGACCCTGTTACTGGTCAAAAGATGCGTTTATGGCGTGGAATGATTCAACCAGAAAATTTATTGGAG GATTTGTTGCAATTCATGGATGGTAGCCCTAAGGATCATCATTTTAGTTTGTCACACAAACGTCCAAGAGAAAATTCTCAAGCTCCACCTCCTAAAATTCAAGCAATGCCAG TGGTTGCAAATGGAACaagtgaagaagatgaagagatgAGAATGGCACGAGCTTTATCTATGGAAACAACAAAAAATAGCATTGAAGAACCCTCAAAAGGTTCAGATGCTATTAAAACTGGAAAAGAGACTCCGGAATCAGAGAAGCCGACTTATCCACCGCTACCTGAAGAACCCAAGGGTGATCGGAATCTTGTTTGCAGGGTTGGAATCCGGATGCCAGATGGGCGCAGACTTCAGAGGAACTTTTTAAGATCCGATCCAATACAA CTGCTGTGGTCATTCTGCCATGGGAATCTGGAAGGTAGTGATGAGAAGCCATTCCGGTTGACACATGCCATTCCTGGTGCAGTGAAGGATTTGGACTACAACACCAAGTCAACATTTGGCGAGTCCGGAATTGCCAATTCCATGATTTCTGTTACTTGGGAATGA